In one window of Streptomyces sp. FXJ1.172 DNA:
- a CDS encoding class I SAM-dependent methyltransferase encodes MSAASAAVPAPKPEILAAFEAAKGFMPVDEGLALYAAAVEAGRLGLPLLEVGTYCGRSTVLLADAARAAGVSAVTVDHHRGSEEQQPGWEYHDPETVDPEVGLMDTLPAFRRTLFRAGLEEHVIALVGRSPRIAALWNSPLGLVFVDGGHTDEHAGADYEGWAPHVAEGGLLVIHDVFPHPEDEFTGQAPYRVYLRALASGAFEEASVTGSLRVLRRTRAGI; translated from the coding sequence ATGTCCGCCGCCTCCGCCGCTGTGCCCGCCCCCAAGCCCGAGATCCTGGCCGCGTTCGAGGCGGCCAAGGGGTTCATGCCCGTGGACGAGGGGCTGGCGCTGTACGCGGCCGCGGTGGAGGCCGGGCGGCTGGGGCTGCCGTTGCTGGAGGTCGGGACGTACTGCGGGCGCTCCACCGTGCTGCTCGCCGACGCGGCCCGCGCGGCCGGGGTCAGCGCGGTGACCGTCGACCACCACCGGGGCAGCGAGGAGCAGCAGCCCGGCTGGGAGTACCACGACCCCGAGACCGTGGACCCCGAGGTCGGGCTGATGGACACGCTGCCGGCGTTCCGCCGCACGCTGTTCAGGGCCGGGCTCGAGGAGCACGTGATCGCGCTGGTCGGCCGCTCCCCGCGGATCGCCGCGCTCTGGAACTCCCCGCTCGGCCTCGTCTTCGTCGACGGCGGCCACACCGACGAGCACGCCGGCGCCGACTACGAGGGCTGGGCGCCGCATGTGGCCGAGGGCGGTCTGCTGGTGATCCACGACGTCTTCCCCCATCCGGAGGACGAGTTCACCGGGCAGGCGCCGTACCGCGTGTACCTGCGGGCCCTTGCGTCCGGCGCGTTCGAGGAGGCCTCCGTCACCGGTTCGCTCCGAGTCCTGCGGCGAACGCGCGCGGGGATCTGA
- a CDS encoding MFS transporter → MTHTTTDQPARQASGAVVPVLAFAGIVVAVMQTLLVPVIKDLPQLLSTAPSNATWVLTSTLLSGAVATPIMGRLGDLYGKRRMLIVSLAVMVVGALVSALTSQLLTMIVGRTLQGFAMGAIPLGIGLMRDMLPREKLGSAMALMSSSIGVGGGLALPAAALVAEHTNWHVLFYGAAGLGALAIALTLLAVPESPMRAEGSFDLAGALGLSTGLVLLLLPITKGSDWGWSSGTTLGLFAASVVVLVLWGLFELRIKAPLVDLRTTARPAVLFTNLASIMVGVAFYVVSLVLPQLLQLPKATGYGLGQSMVVAGLCVAPLGLTMMFTAPVYARLSARFGPKVTLIMGLLIIAIGYGGGLGLMDAAWQTIVTSVILGAGIGLAYSSLPALIVGAVPASETGAANGLNTLMRSIGTSVSSAVIGMVLANTANKAGGVAIPTMHGFRVSFLIATAAVALGLLLALFLPKAGRPAQQQHTQLRASSEEDAVLELAEEALRGFRGRVLDATGVPVARAKVTLIDRRGRQAGATVSGEDGTYALAVPAQGAYVLAAMASGHGPLASSATHSGEERAVDLDLSLPGEAVSA, encoded by the coding sequence ATGACCCACACGACGACCGACCAGCCGGCGCGGCAGGCAAGCGGGGCCGTGGTCCCGGTGCTCGCCTTCGCGGGCATCGTGGTCGCGGTGATGCAGACCCTGCTCGTGCCGGTCATCAAGGACCTGCCGCAGCTGCTGAGCACCGCCCCCAGCAACGCCACCTGGGTACTGACCTCGACCCTGCTCTCCGGCGCCGTCGCCACCCCGATCATGGGCCGCCTCGGCGACCTGTACGGCAAGCGGCGGATGCTGATCGTCAGCCTCGCCGTCATGGTGGTCGGCGCCCTGGTCAGCGCGCTCACCAGCCAGCTGCTCACCATGATCGTCGGCCGTACTCTGCAGGGCTTCGCCATGGGCGCGATCCCGCTCGGCATCGGCCTCATGCGCGACATGCTCCCCCGCGAGAAGCTCGGCTCGGCCATGGCCCTGATGAGTTCCTCCATAGGCGTCGGCGGCGGCCTCGCCCTGCCCGCCGCCGCCCTGGTCGCGGAGCACACCAACTGGCACGTCCTGTTCTACGGCGCCGCCGGCCTCGGCGCGCTCGCCATCGCCCTCACCCTGCTCGCCGTGCCCGAGTCCCCGATGCGCGCGGAGGGCTCCTTCGACCTCGCGGGCGCGCTCGGCCTGTCCACCGGCCTGGTGCTGCTCCTGCTGCCGATCACCAAGGGCAGCGACTGGGGCTGGTCCTCCGGCACCACGCTCGGCCTGTTCGCCGCTTCCGTCGTCGTCCTCGTCCTGTGGGGCCTGTTCGAACTGCGGATCAAGGCGCCCCTGGTCGACCTGCGCACCACCGCACGCCCCGCCGTGCTCTTCACCAACCTCGCGTCGATCATGGTCGGCGTCGCGTTCTACGTCGTCTCGCTGGTCCTGCCCCAGCTGCTCCAGCTGCCGAAGGCCACCGGCTACGGCCTCGGCCAGTCCATGGTCGTCGCGGGCCTGTGCGTGGCTCCGCTGGGCCTGACCATGATGTTCACCGCCCCGGTCTACGCCCGCCTGTCCGCCCGCTTCGGCCCCAAGGTCACCCTGATCATGGGTCTGCTGATCATCGCGATCGGCTACGGCGGCGGCCTCGGCCTGATGGACGCGGCCTGGCAGACGATCGTCACGTCCGTGATCCTCGGCGCCGGCATCGGCCTCGCCTACTCCTCGCTGCCCGCGCTGATCGTCGGCGCGGTCCCCGCCTCGGAGACCGGCGCGGCCAACGGCCTGAACACGCTGATGCGTTCCATCGGCACGTCGGTGTCGAGCGCCGTCATCGGCATGGTGCTGGCCAACACCGCGAACAAGGCGGGCGGCGTCGCCATCCCGACCATGCACGGCTTCCGGGTCTCCTTCCTGATCGCCACGGCGGCCGTCGCGCTGGGTCTGCTGCTCGCGCTGTTCCTGCCGAAGGCCGGCCGCCCGGCTCAGCAGCAGCACACTCAACTGCGGGCCAGCAGCGAGGAGGACGCCGTCCTGGAGCTGGCCGAGGAGGCGCTGCGGGGCTTTCGCGGCCGGGTCCTGGACGCCACCGGTGTCCCCGTCGCCCGGGCCAAGGTCACGCTGATCGACCGGCGCGGGCGGCAGGCCGGGGCGACCGTCTCCGGCGAGGACGGCACGTATGCGCTGGCCGTGCCGGCCCAGGGGGCGTACGTGCTGGCCGCGATGGCCTCCGGCCATGGGCCGCTCGCCTCTTCCGCCACGCATTCCGGTGAGGAGCGGGCTGTCGATCTGGACCTCTCCCTGCCCGGGGAGGCCGTGAGCGCCTAG
- a CDS encoding lipid-transfer protein, with product MKAYVAGVGMTRFEKPETRSWQYWDMVREAGEAALADAGIAYEDVEQVPIGYCFQPSTAGQRAVYELGLTGVPVYNVNNNCATGSTALMLARQLVEGGAADCVLALGFEKMKKGALGGGADGAAADGWGTSPVARHYGVMAARHGFEPAPPTAQIFGDAAREHMERYGTTEAQLAAVAAKNHRHSAHNPYAQFRDVYEVADILSARMVHRPLTKLQCSPTSDGAAAAVVVSQRFASRRGLGGLVEIAGQAMATDTEESFASGSCIDVVGQPMSREAARQAYERSGLGIEDVDVIELHDCFSVNELLTYEALGMCAPGESGKLVESGATTYGGRWVVNPSGGLISKGHPLGATGLAQAAELVWQLRGAAGERQVPGARVGLAHNIGLGGAAVVTVLRGA from the coding sequence ATGAAGGCCTATGTCGCCGGGGTCGGGATGACCAGGTTCGAGAAGCCCGAGACCCGTTCATGGCAGTACTGGGACATGGTGCGGGAAGCGGGCGAGGCGGCCCTGGCGGATGCCGGGATCGCCTACGAGGATGTGGAACAGGTTCCCATCGGCTACTGCTTCCAGCCCTCCACCGCCGGCCAGCGGGCCGTGTACGAGCTGGGGCTCACCGGTGTCCCCGTCTACAACGTCAACAACAACTGCGCGACCGGCTCGACCGCGCTGATGCTGGCCCGGCAGCTCGTCGAGGGCGGCGCGGCCGACTGCGTGCTCGCGCTCGGCTTCGAGAAGATGAAGAAGGGCGCGCTGGGCGGCGGGGCCGACGGCGCGGCCGCCGATGGATGGGGGACGTCCCCCGTGGCCCGGCACTACGGCGTCATGGCCGCCCGGCACGGCTTCGAGCCGGCCCCGCCGACCGCGCAGATCTTCGGCGACGCGGCCCGCGAGCACATGGAGCGGTACGGCACCACCGAGGCCCAGCTCGCCGCCGTCGCCGCCAAGAACCACCGGCACTCCGCACACAATCCGTACGCGCAGTTCCGGGACGTGTACGAGGTGGCCGACATCCTGTCCGCGCGGATGGTGCACCGGCCGCTGACCAAGCTCCAGTGCTCGCCGACGTCGGACGGGGCGGCGGCGGCCGTGGTCGTGTCGCAGCGGTTCGCCTCGCGGCGCGGGCTCGGCGGGCTGGTGGAGATCGCCGGGCAGGCCATGGCCACGGACACCGAGGAGTCCTTCGCCTCCGGCTCCTGCATCGACGTCGTCGGACAGCCCATGTCCCGCGAGGCGGCCCGCCAGGCGTACGAGCGCTCCGGGCTCGGCATCGAGGACGTCGACGTGATCGAGCTGCACGACTGCTTCTCGGTCAACGAACTGCTCACGTACGAGGCGCTCGGCATGTGCGCACCGGGGGAGTCCGGGAAGCTGGTCGAGTCGGGCGCGACGACGTATGGCGGCCGATGGGTGGTGAACCCGTCCGGCGGGCTGATCTCCAAGGGCCACCCGCTGGGCGCGACCGGCCTCGCCCAGGCCGCCGAACTGGTCTGGCAGTTGCGCGGTGCGGCGGGGGAGCGCCAGGTGCCCGGGGCGCGGGTGGGACTCGCGCACAACATCGGGCTGGGCGGGGCGGCGGTGGTGACGGTGCTGCGGGGGGCGTAG
- a CDS encoding response regulator transcription factor — MNEMPRDGRPATCIRVLLAEDQGMMRGALALLLGMEDDIEVVAQVSRGDAIVEAALLHRPDVALLDIELPGASGLDAAAELREQAPGCRVLILTTFGRPGYLRRAMEAGAAGFLVKDGPVEELAVAIRRVLTGETVVDPALAAAALSAGPNPLTARECDVLKASVDGATVADIAGRLHLSESTVRNYLSSAIGKTGTRNRTEAVREARQQGWL, encoded by the coding sequence ATGAACGAGATGCCCCGGGACGGCAGGCCCGCCACGTGCATCCGGGTTCTGCTCGCAGAGGACCAGGGGATGATGCGGGGGGCCCTCGCGCTGCTGCTCGGCATGGAGGACGACATCGAGGTCGTCGCCCAGGTCTCCCGAGGTGACGCGATCGTCGAGGCGGCGCTGCTGCACCGGCCGGACGTGGCCCTGCTGGACATCGAACTGCCGGGCGCCAGCGGGCTGGACGCGGCGGCCGAGCTGCGCGAGCAGGCGCCGGGCTGCCGGGTGCTGATCCTCACCACCTTCGGCAGGCCCGGCTATCTGCGCCGGGCCATGGAGGCCGGGGCGGCCGGGTTCCTCGTCAAGGACGGGCCCGTGGAGGAACTGGCCGTGGCGATCCGGCGCGTGCTCACCGGTGAGACCGTGGTCGATCCGGCGCTGGCCGCCGCCGCGCTCAGCGCCGGGCCGAATCCGCTGACGGCCCGCGAGTGCGACGTGCTGAAGGCGTCGGTGGACGGGGCGACGGTCGCCGACATCGCCGGCCGGCTGCATCTGTCCGAGTCCACCGTCCGGAACTACCTGTCCTCCGCCATCGGCAAGACGGGCACCCGGAACCGGACCGAGGCGGTACGGGAGGCCCGGCAGCAGGGGTGGCTGTGA
- a CDS encoding class I SAM-dependent methyltransferase, with the protein MPDAASTSRFYDELAEDYHLIYPDWEASVRRQGAALDALIGRAGAAVLDCACGIGTQALGLALRGHRVVGTDLSAGAVARARREAGRLGAGLVTAVADMRQLPLADGRFDAVVCADNGLPHLLTEGDVRAALAEMRRVLRPGGRLLVSTRRYDDLLRDRPASTPPQVHEPADGTGRTVTFQLWHWHEDGEHYDLEHFQLLPGQGEQGEQGEQQEWRVRVRRCVYWALGRDRLAGFAAAEGFADIVWLMPEETGFFQPLLMARRPAIKESPFSGAAGLDAV; encoded by the coding sequence ATGCCTGACGCTGCGTCGACGTCCCGTTTCTACGACGAACTGGCCGAGGACTACCACCTGATCTACCCGGACTGGGAGGCGTCCGTGCGCCGGCAGGGCGCCGCCCTGGACGCCCTGATCGGGCGGGCGGGTGCGGCCGTGCTGGACTGTGCCTGCGGGATCGGGACGCAGGCGCTCGGGCTCGCCCTGCGCGGTCATCGGGTCGTCGGGACCGATCTCAGCGCCGGGGCCGTGGCGCGAGCCCGGCGGGAGGCCGGCCGGCTCGGGGCGGGGCTGGTCACCGCGGTGGCGGACATGCGGCAACTGCCGTTGGCCGACGGCCGGTTCGACGCCGTCGTCTGCGCCGACAACGGGCTGCCCCACCTCCTCACGGAGGGGGACGTGCGGGCCGCGCTGGCCGAGATGCGCCGGGTGCTGCGGCCCGGCGGGCGGCTGCTCGTCAGCACCCGCCGCTACGACGACCTGCTGCGCGACCGTCCGGCCTCGACGCCCCCGCAGGTGCACGAGCCCGCCGACGGCACCGGACGCACCGTCACCTTCCAGCTCTGGCACTGGCACGAGGACGGCGAGCACTACGACCTGGAGCACTTCCAACTGCTCCCGGGGCAAGGGGAGCAGGGGGAGCAAGGGGAACAGCAGGAGTGGCGCGTCCGGGTCCGGCGGTGCGTCTACTGGGCGCTCGGGCGGGACCGGCTCGCCGGATTCGCCGCCGCCGAGGGATTCGCGGACATCGTCTGGCTGATGCCTGAAGAGACGGGTTTCTTCCAGCCGCTGCTCATGGCGCGGCGGCCGGCGATTAAAGAATCACCATTTTCCGGTGCAGCGGGTCTTGACGCCGTCTGA
- a CDS encoding alpha-L-arabinofuranosidase B — protein MLLSSPHVRPRRLRSAVLSVLAVCATLVALLLGTGAPQAAAASSLPCDIYAAAGTPCVAAHSLVRALYSSYNGSLYQVRRASDSATKDIGLLSAGGYADAAAQDSFCSGTTCIITKIYDQSSRHNNLTVEGAGGAGAADVGAPADALPVTVGGHQVYGLEISAGMGYRNDSTSGVATNGAAEGMYMVTSGTHVNGSCCFDYGNAETNNKDTGNGHMDAINFGTECWFSPCYGSGPWVQADLENGLFQSNLGYSTNSSNTGTGAMPFVTALLKNNGQNHFALKYGNAQSGGLTTTYSGSEPTTSSGYSPMHQEGAIVLGTGGDNSNGSIGSFFEGVMTSGIPTDAADAAVQSDIVSVGYGGSTGSTGTLSAGSEISLRATTSCCTGDYVRHQNNAGVLSSVTSSSSALDKNDATWIVRKGLADSSCVSFESRNYPGDYLRHFNFKLYRQPMDGTAQFRADATFCPQTGKSGTGTSFASYNYPTRYLRHYDYNLYIASDGGSNDFDSSTSWTDDVSWAVSSPWAP, from the coding sequence GTGCTCCTGAGTTCCCCCCACGTCCGTCCCCGGCGCCTGAGAAGCGCCGTCCTGTCCGTGCTCGCCGTCTGTGCCACCCTCGTCGCGCTGCTGCTCGGCACCGGTGCGCCGCAGGCGGCCGCGGCGAGTTCGCTGCCCTGCGACATCTACGCCGCGGCGGGCACTCCCTGTGTCGCCGCGCACAGCCTGGTCCGGGCGCTGTACTCCTCGTACAACGGCTCGCTGTACCAGGTGCGGCGAGCCTCGGACAGCGCCACGAAGGACATCGGGCTGCTGTCCGCCGGCGGGTACGCCGACGCGGCCGCCCAGGACTCCTTCTGCTCCGGCACGACCTGCATCATCACCAAGATCTACGACCAGTCCTCCCGCCACAACAACCTCACGGTCGAGGGCGCGGGCGGGGCCGGTGCCGCCGATGTGGGGGCGCCCGCGGACGCGCTGCCGGTGACCGTCGGCGGCCACCAGGTCTACGGCCTGGAGATCTCCGCCGGCATGGGCTACCGCAACGACTCCACCTCGGGCGTCGCCACCAACGGTGCCGCCGAGGGGATGTACATGGTGACCTCAGGCACCCACGTCAACGGCTCCTGCTGCTTCGACTACGGCAACGCCGAGACGAACAACAAGGACACCGGCAACGGGCACATGGACGCCATCAACTTCGGCACCGAGTGCTGGTTCTCGCCCTGCTACGGCTCCGGCCCCTGGGTGCAGGCCGACCTGGAGAACGGGCTGTTCCAGTCCAACCTCGGCTACAGCACGAACTCGTCCAACACCGGCACGGGCGCGATGCCGTTCGTGACCGCGCTGCTCAAGAACAACGGGCAGAACCATTTCGCGCTGAAATACGGAAATGCGCAATCGGGTGGGCTCACCACCACCTATTCCGGCAGTGAACCCACCACCAGCAGTGGCTACTCGCCCATGCACCAGGAGGGCGCCATCGTCCTCGGCACCGGCGGTGACAACAGCAACGGCTCCATCGGCTCCTTCTTCGAGGGCGTGATGACCTCGGGCATCCCGACCGACGCCGCCGACGCCGCCGTCCAGTCCGACATCGTCTCCGTCGGCTACGGCGGCTCGACCGGCAGCACCGGCACGCTGAGCGCGGGCTCGGAGATCTCGCTGCGCGCGACCACGTCCTGCTGCACCGGCGACTACGTCCGGCACCAGAACAACGCGGGCGTGCTGTCCTCCGTCACCTCGAGCAGCTCGGCCCTCGACAAGAACGACGCCACCTGGATCGTCCGCAAGGGCCTCGCCGACAGCTCCTGCGTCTCCTTCGAGTCGCGCAACTACCCCGGTGACTACCTGCGGCACTTCAACTTCAAGCTCTACCGGCAGCCCATGGACGGCACCGCCCAGTTCCGGGCCGACGCCACCTTCTGCCCGCAGACCGGCAAGAGCGGCACCGGCACCTCGTTCGCGTCGTACAACTACCCGACGAGATACCTGCGCCACTACGACTACAACCTCTACATAGCGAGCGACGGCGGGTCCAACGACTTCGACAGCAGTACGTCGTGGACCGACGACGTCAGCTGGGCGGTCAGCTCGCCCTGGGCGCCGTAG
- a CDS encoding sensor histidine kinase, whose translation MTWTRRVRSRAREWRTARIEWKAEHERWKAEHERFKAAQRAAGKKGGVPDVDRPGPPPTGFALLPWLLMGMGAFSNLLQGKTPNPLIGGLGLLAFNSLYIYVTFRSFEREKREAVSTRVALLLMGLVTTGLALGYGGSWLFFFPLLGLATGAALRGPWLGRTGVLLAAYAGAISGVRDGSDAVNIAYGTFLSSMVTAAILGLSEAVRELRTAREELARRAVEKERLRFSRDLHDLLGHTLSVIVVKSEAARRLAPRNMDAALGQIADIESVGRQALTEIREAVTGYREGSLATELTRARSALSAASVKPVVRQSGEPLDPQTEALLGWVVREAVTNVVRHSDASRCEITVESGAEQARLTVTDNGTGTGKPAGRPQQGIGGTGLKGLTERLAAAGGSLTAGPSLRGGFTVTAELPVESDRLTKEAVTTAPRAS comes from the coding sequence ATGACGTGGACGCGGAGAGTCCGGAGCCGGGCGCGGGAGTGGCGGACGGCTCGGATCGAGTGGAAGGCGGAGCACGAGCGCTGGAAGGCGGAGCACGAGCGTTTCAAGGCCGCGCAGCGGGCCGCCGGCAAGAAGGGCGGGGTCCCGGACGTCGACCGTCCGGGCCCGCCGCCCACCGGCTTCGCGCTGCTGCCCTGGCTGCTGATGGGGATGGGGGCCTTCTCCAACCTGCTCCAGGGCAAGACCCCGAACCCGCTGATCGGCGGTCTGGGCCTGCTGGCCTTCAACTCCCTGTACATCTACGTCACGTTCCGCTCCTTCGAGCGGGAGAAGCGCGAGGCCGTCTCCACCCGGGTGGCACTGCTGCTGATGGGCCTGGTGACCACGGGCCTGGCCCTCGGTTACGGCGGCAGCTGGCTGTTCTTCTTCCCACTGCTGGGGCTCGCGACGGGCGCCGCGCTGCGCGGGCCGTGGCTGGGCCGGACGGGGGTGCTGCTGGCCGCGTACGCCGGTGCGATCTCGGGCGTCCGCGACGGCTCGGACGCGGTGAACATCGCCTACGGCACCTTCCTGTCCAGCATGGTGACCGCCGCGATCCTCGGCCTGTCCGAGGCGGTACGGGAGCTGCGGACCGCGCGCGAGGAGCTGGCCCGGCGCGCGGTGGAGAAGGAGCGGCTGCGCTTCTCGCGCGATCTGCACGACCTGCTCGGGCACACGCTGTCCGTGATCGTGGTGAAGTCGGAGGCGGCCCGGCGGCTGGCCCCGCGGAACATGGACGCGGCGCTGGGCCAGATCGCGGACATCGAGTCGGTGGGCCGGCAGGCGCTCACCGAGATCCGCGAGGCCGTGACCGGCTACCGGGAGGGCAGCCTCGCCACCGAGCTGACCCGGGCCCGCTCGGCACTGTCCGCCGCGAGCGTGAAGCCGGTGGTACGCCAGTCCGGCGAGCCGCTCGACCCGCAGACCGAGGCGCTGCTCGGCTGGGTGGTGCGCGAGGCGGTCACCAACGTGGTCCGGCACAGTGACGCGAGCCGCTGCGAGATCACGGTCGAGAGCGGCGCCGAGCAGGCGCGGCTCACCGTCACCGACAACGGCACCGGCACCGGCAAGCCGGCCGGCCGGCCCCAGCAGGGCATCGGCGGTACGGGGCTGAAGGGGCTGACCGAGCGCCTCGCGGCGGCGGGCGGCTCGCTCACGGCCGGCCCGTCGCTGCGCGGCGGCTTCACGGTCACCGCCGAACTCCCGGTGGAGTCGGATCGGTTGACGAAGGAGGCGGTGACTACGGCGCCCAGGGCGAGCTGA
- a CDS encoding MaoC/PaaZ C-terminal domain-containing protein, which translates to MPIDAAKALAAEPRTGEISWTAKDVQLYHLGIGAGTNPDRHSPATDPDELRYTLESRLHVLPSFATVAGSGAPGVISGLSMPGVEVELAKVLHGGQTLEIHRPLPAEGTATATNRLAAVYDKGKAAILVLRTEVADADGPLWTNDAEIFVRGEGGWGGDRGPSVRLDPPAGEPDRIVERPIRPEQALLYRLSGDWNPLHADPEFAGRAGFDRPILHGLCTYGITLKAVVDTLLGGDVSRVRSYTTRFAGVVFPGETLRIRMWQGEGSVRVAVSAVERDDAPVLSDTIVRHS; encoded by the coding sequence ATGCCCATCGACGCAGCAAAGGCCCTCGCGGCCGAACCCCGTACCGGTGAGATCTCCTGGACCGCCAAGGACGTCCAGCTCTACCACCTCGGCATCGGCGCGGGCACGAATCCCGACCGACACAGCCCCGCCACCGACCCCGACGAGCTGCGCTACACCCTGGAGTCACGGCTGCACGTCCTGCCGAGCTTCGCCACCGTCGCGGGCTCCGGCGCGCCCGGAGTGATCAGCGGGCTGTCCATGCCCGGTGTCGAGGTCGAACTCGCCAAGGTCCTGCACGGCGGGCAGACGCTGGAGATCCACCGTCCCCTCCCGGCCGAGGGCACCGCGACCGCGACCAACCGGCTCGCCGCCGTGTACGACAAGGGCAAGGCCGCCATCCTGGTCCTGCGCACCGAGGTCGCCGACGCCGACGGCCCGCTGTGGACGAACGACGCCGAGATCTTCGTACGCGGGGAAGGCGGCTGGGGCGGCGACCGCGGCCCGTCCGTCCGGCTGGACCCGCCGGCCGGCGAGCCCGACCGGATCGTCGAGCGGCCGATCCGCCCGGAGCAGGCCCTCCTCTACCGCCTCAGCGGTGACTGGAATCCGCTGCATGCCGACCCCGAGTTCGCGGGGCGGGCCGGCTTCGACAGGCCGATCCTGCACGGACTGTGCACCTACGGCATCACGCTCAAGGCGGTCGTGGACACGCTGCTCGGCGGGGACGTGAGCCGGGTGCGGTCGTACACCACCCGGTTCGCCGGGGTCGTGTTCCCCGGGGAGACCCTGCGCATCCGGATGTGGCAGGGGGAGGGGAGCGTGCGGGTGGCCGTGAGCGCGGTCGAACGGGACGACGCGCCGGTCCTCTCCGACACCATCGTCCGACACTCCTGA
- a CDS encoding Zn-dependent alcohol dehydrogenase, producing MRAAVLHETGQEKLEVHDDVEAVGAGPGKVRVRVRATGLCHSDLSAMSGVLPQPAPFVPGHEGAGEILEVGENVRHLKPGDRVVICWLPACGACPACKRGQTQLCLAGFMNAGTPNFKRAGGDVFGFAGTGTFAEEVVVDAGCAVPIPEDVPFDVAALIGCGVTTGLGAALNTADVAAGSSVAVIGCGGVGISAIQGARLKGAAEIVAVDPVASRRESALKFGATKAVPPDELAGAKAQVTGGEGFDYVFEVVGRSATARTAYENTRRGGTLVVVGAGAMDDFLQLNMFELFFDEKRILPSMYGGGDVLRSYERAIALWRAGRIDLAGLITHRVPLAEINEALDQMRTGTALRTCIEI from the coding sequence ATGCGCGCAGCCGTACTGCACGAGACCGGCCAGGAAAAGCTCGAGGTCCACGACGACGTCGAGGCCGTGGGCGCCGGGCCCGGGAAGGTCAGGGTCCGGGTGCGCGCCACCGGGCTGTGCCACTCCGACCTGTCCGCGATGAGCGGGGTGCTGCCGCAGCCCGCGCCGTTCGTGCCGGGTCACGAAGGGGCCGGGGAGATCCTCGAAGTCGGCGAGAACGTCCGGCACTTGAAGCCGGGCGACCGGGTCGTGATCTGCTGGCTGCCCGCCTGCGGCGCCTGCCCGGCCTGCAAACGCGGCCAGACCCAGCTGTGCCTGGCCGGGTTCATGAACGCCGGCACCCCGAACTTCAAGCGCGCCGGCGGTGACGTCTTCGGCTTCGCGGGCACCGGCACCTTCGCCGAGGAGGTCGTGGTCGACGCGGGCTGCGCCGTGCCCATCCCCGAGGACGTGCCCTTCGACGTCGCCGCGCTGATCGGCTGCGGGGTGACCACCGGACTCGGTGCCGCCCTCAACACCGCCGACGTGGCGGCCGGTTCGTCGGTCGCCGTCATCGGCTGCGGAGGCGTCGGCATCTCGGCGATCCAGGGCGCACGGCTGAAGGGCGCCGCGGAGATCGTCGCCGTGGACCCGGTGGCCTCCCGCCGCGAGTCCGCGCTGAAGTTCGGCGCCACGAAGGCCGTCCCGCCCGACGAACTGGCCGGCGCCAAGGCGCAGGTCACCGGCGGCGAGGGCTTCGACTACGTCTTCGAGGTCGTCGGCAGGTCCGCCACCGCCCGCACCGCCTACGAGAACACCCGGCGCGGCGGCACCCTCGTGGTGGTCGGCGCGGGCGCCATGGACGACTTCCTCCAGCTGAACATGTTCGAGCTGTTCTTCGACGAGAAGCGCATCCTGCCGTCCATGTACGGCGGCGGGGACGTGCTGCGCTCCTACGAACGGGCGATCGCCCTGTGGCGGGCCGGCCGTATCGACCTGGCGGGCCTGATCACCCACCGGGTGCCGCTGGCGGAGATCAACGAGGCACTGGACCAGATGCGTACCGGGACCGCCCTGCGTACGTGCATCGAGATCTGA